One window of Thermacetogenium phaeum DSM 12270 genomic DNA carries:
- a CDS encoding NAD(P)-dependent malic enzyme codes for MSLREEALELHHKYRGKITVQGKVAVNNGYDLSLAYTPGVAVPCQEIHADVDKVYDYTSKWNMVAVVSNGTAVLGLGDIGPEAALPVMEGKALLFKVFAGIDAFPVCIRARSVEEVVQVVKSIEPTFGGINLEDISAPDCFAIEGRLKEEMSIPVFHDDQHGTAIVTLAALLNALKLVGKKMGEIRVVINGAGSAGIAICKLLLSSGVQDIVMCDRQGAICEGRGGMDPEKEKIAAVTNKDRLRGTLADVLKGSDVFIGVSAANVLSPEAVRKMAPDAIVMAMANPVPEIMPDAAREAGARIVCTGRSDFPNQVNNCLAFPGVFRGALDVRARQINEEMKIAAAYAIAGLVGDEELREDYIIPNAFDRRVAPQVAAGVARAAMESGVARISVDPAAVAGNLEELLSQGL; via the coding sequence GTGTCATTACGGGAAGAAGCTTTAGAGTTGCATCACAAGTACAGGGGAAAGATTACGGTACAAGGAAAAGTTGCGGTGAACAACGGCTATGATCTGAGTCTGGCCTATACTCCTGGTGTTGCAGTTCCCTGCCAAGAAATCCACGCCGATGTGGATAAGGTCTATGATTATACCAGTAAGTGGAATATGGTGGCTGTCGTCAGCAACGGCACCGCCGTGCTGGGTCTGGGGGACATCGGGCCGGAGGCCGCCCTGCCGGTTATGGAGGGGAAGGCCTTGCTTTTCAAGGTTTTTGCCGGGATCGATGCCTTCCCCGTCTGCATCCGGGCCCGAAGTGTTGAAGAGGTTGTGCAGGTCGTCAAGAGCATTGAGCCCACTTTCGGCGGCATCAATCTGGAGGATATCAGCGCGCCAGACTGCTTTGCTATTGAGGGCCGTTTGAAAGAGGAGATGAGCATACCCGTTTTTCACGATGACCAGCACGGAACCGCCATCGTCACCCTGGCCGCTCTGCTTAATGCTCTCAAGCTCGTAGGCAAGAAGATGGGCGAGATCAGGGTAGTGATCAACGGCGCCGGCTCCGCCGGGATAGCCATCTGTAAGCTGCTCCTGAGCTCCGGCGTGCAGGATATCGTCATGTGCGACCGGCAAGGAGCGATTTGCGAGGGGCGGGGGGGAATGGACCCCGAGAAGGAAAAAATCGCCGCCGTTACCAATAAAGACAGGCTGCGGGGGACGCTTGCCGATGTGCTGAAGGGGAGCGATGTCTTCATCGGGGTTTCCGCCGCCAATGTGCTTTCACCGGAGGCGGTGCGGAAGATGGCTCCCGATGCCATCGTCATGGCCATGGCCAACCCGGTTCCGGAGATTATGCCCGATGCGGCGCGGGAGGCGGGGGCGCGGATCGTCTGCACAGGACGTTCGGATTTTCCCAACCAGGTCAACAACTGCCTGGCCTTTCCCGGTGTTTTCAGAGGTGCTCTGGATGTGCGTGCCCGGCAGATCAACGAGGAAATGAAGATAGCGGCGGCTTACGCCATCGCCGGTCTTGTGGGGGACGAGGAGCTGAGGGAGGATTACATCATACCCAATGCCTTTGATAGGAGGGTTGCCCCGCAGGTGGCGGCGGGTGTCGCCCGGGCGGCCATGGAGAGCGGTGTCGCCCGGATTTCCGTGGATCCCGCTGCGGTTGCCGGTAACCTGGAGGAATTGTTGAGCCAGGGCCTTTGA
- a CDS encoding methyltetrahydrofolate cobalamin methyltransferase has protein sequence MMLVVGELINASRKPIAAAIEAQDAEAIQKVARDQYDAGADYIDVNAGIFVGKEAEYLEWLVKIVQEVVPAPCCIDSPDPKAIERALAVHQGTAMINSISLEKERFEAMLPMLAGTELKVVALCMSDEGMPETCADRVQIADRLINSLVQKGIPLGNIYVDPLVQPVSTKSTFGVEFLNAIEEIMTKFPGVHTICGLSNISYGLPVRKLLNQNFAVMAIAKGLDSLIINPLDKQMMANLIAAETLAGRDDYCMNYLKAYREKRFEL, from the coding sequence ATGATGCTCGTTGTAGGTGAATTGATCAATGCCAGCCGCAAGCCCATCGCTGCGGCGATCGAAGCTCAGGACGCGGAGGCGATCCAGAAGGTAGCCAGGGATCAGTATGATGCCGGAGCCGACTATATCGATGTCAATGCCGGGATCTTCGTCGGGAAGGAGGCCGAATACCTGGAGTGGCTGGTGAAGATCGTCCAGGAGGTGGTCCCTGCCCCCTGCTGTATTGACAGCCCCGACCCCAAGGCCATCGAAAGGGCCCTCGCCGTTCATCAAGGGACTGCCATGATCAACTCCATTTCCCTGGAAAAGGAAAGGTTTGAGGCCATGCTTCCCATGTTGGCGGGTACGGAGCTAAAGGTTGTGGCCCTCTGCATGAGCGATGAGGGGATGCCGGAGACATGCGCCGACAGGGTGCAGATTGCCGACAGACTGATCAACAGCCTTGTCCAGAAGGGGATTCCCCTCGGGAATATCTATGTGGACCCCCTGGTCCAGCCTGTTTCCACCAAGAGCACCTTCGGGGTGGAGTTTCTCAACGCCATTGAAGAGATCATGACGAAGTTCCCGGGAGTTCACACCATCTGCGGGCTTTCCAACATTTCCTATGGATTGCCCGTGCGCAAACTCTTGAACCAGAACTTTGCGGTGATGGCCATTGCCAAGGGACTGGACAGCCTGATCATCAATCCTTTGGACAAGCAGATGATGGCCAATCTGATCGCTGCCGAGACCCTGGCGGGTCGGGATGATTACTGCATGAATTACTTGAAGGCTTACCGCGAAAAGAGATTCGAACTCTAA
- a CDS encoding nickel-dependent lactate racemase family protein, with protein sequence MKGLKYGRTTLPLPPALLERAQWLAPAGEPEPVPDPAAAVRAALRNPHGASPLRELAAPGEKVAIIVSDITRPVPTYLILPPLLAELHGAGVRVEDVTIVFGLGTHRSMTAEERRSILGEEVFEKYRSVEPHDYVLLGRTSRGTPIEVTPEVAEADLVVLTGNLEYHYYAGYTGGFKALLPGVASYRAIENNHQMMMDPASGTAVADGNPVREDMEEFGRFFPRTFVVDVLLNSQKGIFAVMAGDPVAAHREGCRLLDNYYKVFVDAPADVVVVSAGGYPKDLNLYQAQKALESAARVVKTGGRLVLVAELQDGIGNNVFEEWMLNSSSPEQILERMRQGFVFGGHKAVSIAKLVSRCQLLLKSSLDDETARRFYFQPLKDLADLELRPGESVLIIPFGSTILPEVRVQ encoded by the coding sequence ATGAAGGGACTGAAATACGGGCGGACGACACTGCCCCTTCCCCCGGCTCTGCTGGAGCGTGCGCAGTGGCTGGCCCCGGCGGGAGAACCGGAACCCGTGCCCGATCCCGCAGCTGCGGTCAGGGCTGCTCTGAGAAATCCCCACGGCGCCAGTCCCTTGAGGGAACTGGCGGCCCCTGGGGAAAAGGTGGCGATCATCGTCAGCGATATTACCAGGCCTGTACCTACTTACCTGATCCTCCCCCCTCTCCTTGCGGAGCTGCACGGTGCCGGGGTGCGGGTGGAGGATGTCACCATCGTTTTCGGTTTGGGCACCCATCGCTCGATGACCGCAGAGGAGAGGCGCAGCATTCTCGGCGAGGAGGTCTTTGAAAAATACCGGTCCGTAGAACCGCACGACTACGTGCTTCTGGGGAGAACTTCGAGGGGAACCCCCATCGAGGTGACCCCGGAGGTGGCGGAAGCGGACCTGGTCGTCCTGACCGGGAATCTGGAGTACCATTATTACGCCGGCTACACCGGGGGGTTCAAGGCCCTCCTGCCGGGCGTTGCCTCCTATAGGGCGATCGAGAACAATCACCAGATGATGATGGACCCAGCCTCCGGGACCGCCGTTGCCGACGGCAACCCCGTCCGGGAGGATATGGAGGAGTTCGGGCGCTTCTTCCCCAGAACATTTGTGGTGGATGTACTGTTGAACTCGCAAAAGGGGATCTTCGCGGTGATGGCGGGGGACCCTGTGGCCGCCCACAGGGAAGGGTGCCGGCTGCTGGATAACTACTACAAGGTCTTCGTGGATGCACCGGCGGATGTGGTGGTCGTCAGCGCCGGCGGATACCCCAAGGATCTCAACCTCTACCAGGCGCAGAAGGCCCTGGAGAGCGCGGCGCGGGTGGTGAAGACGGGCGGCCGGCTCGTGCTGGTTGCCGAACTGCAGGATGGGATCGGCAACAATGTTTTCGAGGAGTGGATGCTTAATAGCAGTTCACCTGAGCAGATTCTGGAGCGGATGAGGCAAGGATTTGTTTTCGGCGGACACAAAGCGGTCTCCATAGCCAAATTGGTGAGCAGGTGCCAACTGCTGCTGAAGTCGTCCCTGGATGATGAGACCGCCCGCCGCTTCTATTTTCAACCGCTTAAGGATCTGGCTGATCTGGAGTTAAGGCCTGGGGAGAGCGTCTTGATCATTCCTTTCGGCAGTACCATCTTACCTGAGGTGAGAGTGCAGTAA
- the rpmE gene encoding 50S ribosomal protein L31, translating to MKEGIHPKYNKKAVITCACGARFEVGSTKPVMRVEVCSNCHPFYTGARTRVVEKGGRVERFRKKYGR from the coding sequence ATGAAAGAGGGTATCCACCCGAAATATAATAAAAAGGCCGTCATCACCTGCGCCTGCGGCGCCCGGTTTGAAGTGGGCTCTACCAAGCCGGTGATGAGGGTGGAGGTTTGCTCCAACTGCCATCCCTTCTATACCGGGGCCAGAACGCGGGTCGTGGAGAAAGGCGGACGGGTAGAAAGGTTCCGGAAGAAGTACGGTCGCTAG
- a CDS encoding aspartate-alanine antiporter-like transporter, with the protein MGEFIDSIIKNEFFILFLTTALGLLLGKLKIKGVGLETSGTLFVGIIAGALGCTADKALFQFSLVLFISAVGLLAAEDIGRVMRLYGWRFLFLGAIITFSGALATYLLTLLCKGEFDPYLVAGTYTGALTSSPGLAAALEATGGNPNITVGHAVAYPFGVLLVILFVQLAPVIFKIDVKRELEVYRKEMKQVSKGRTVPGGRGKAGFDLIGFAFVIAAGIIIGSIPIPVPGLATSIKLEITGGVLISALVLGYLGRIGPFTTRMSAGVLSDLRELGLALFLAIVGIQSGAGVVEVLGGQGIILCLIALAAGIVAELVGFLVGRYLWKINWILLSGAICGGMTSTPGLGAAVDAAGTDEVATGYGATYPAALLFMVIWTILLHTLLG; encoded by the coding sequence TTGGGGGAATTCATCGACAGCATTATTAAGAACGAGTTTTTTATCCTGTTCCTGACAACTGCCCTGGGACTGCTGCTGGGAAAGCTCAAAATCAAGGGGGTCGGTCTGGAGACATCGGGGACGCTTTTTGTGGGAATAATAGCCGGGGCTTTAGGGTGCACGGCCGACAAAGCGCTCTTCCAGTTCAGCCTGGTGTTGTTTATCTCGGCAGTAGGGCTTCTGGCAGCGGAGGACATAGGAAGGGTAATGAGGCTGTACGGCTGGAGGTTCCTCTTTCTCGGGGCGATCATCACCTTCAGCGGCGCCCTGGCCACCTACCTATTGACCCTTCTCTGTAAGGGGGAATTCGACCCCTACCTGGTGGCGGGGACTTACACGGGGGCTCTCACCAGTTCCCCCGGCCTGGCGGCTGCCCTGGAGGCCACCGGGGGCAATCCCAACATTACCGTCGGCCATGCGGTGGCCTACCCCTTCGGTGTTTTGCTGGTGATCCTTTTCGTACAGCTGGCTCCGGTCATCTTCAAAATAGATGTTAAAAGAGAGCTTGAGGTTTACCGGAAAGAAATGAAACAGGTGTCTAAAGGCAGGACGGTGCCTGGCGGGAGAGGTAAAGCCGGCTTCGATCTGATCGGTTTCGCCTTCGTCATCGCCGCGGGTATTATCATCGGGAGCATACCGATCCCTGTACCCGGTCTGGCCACCTCCATCAAGCTGGAGATCACGGGGGGCGTCCTTATATCCGCCCTGGTGCTGGGGTATTTAGGAAGAATAGGGCCTTTCACCACGAGGATGTCCGCAGGTGTGCTCAGCGACCTCCGGGAGCTCGGCCTGGCCCTTTTCCTGGCGATCGTCGGCATTCAGAGCGGGGCGGGTGTGGTTGAGGTTCTGGGGGGGCAGGGGATTATCCTCTGCCTGATAGCGCTGGCGGCGGGGATTGTTGCCGAACTCGTCGGATTTCTGGTGGGGAGATACCTCTGGAAGATCAACTGGATCCTGCTCTCGGGAGCGATCTGCGGTGGGATGACCAGTACACCTGGATTGGGCGCTGCCGTTGATGCCGCCGGCACCGATGAGGTTGCCACCGGCTACGGCGCCACCTACCCGGCGGCCCTTCTCTTTATGGTTATCTGGACGATCCTCCTGCACACCCTCCTCGGCTGA